In Granulicatella elegans, one genomic interval encodes:
- a CDS encoding SSURE domain-containing protein, with translation MQGKFTRWSIRRLSVGVASVAIASGFFMITSPATSVLATEINVTPVTQTKPDKVDNEKESKPDDVNKLIKNAVDTALTNQNDSTTPEQVKDGVKENTKDSIDVPAAYLEKAEGVSPFTAGVNHVIPYELFAGDGMLTRLLLKASDKAPWSDNGTAKNPALPPLEGLTKGKYFYEVDLNGNTVGKQGQALIDQLRANGTQTYKAAVKVYGNKDGKVDLTNLVATKNVDININDLVSKETVQKAVQDNVKENIDVPAAYLEKAEGVGPFTAGVNQVIPYELFAGDGMLTRLLLKDSDKAPWSDNGTAKNPALSPLGENVNTKGQYFYEVNLNGNTVEKQGQALINQLRENGDHTYNATVKVYGNKDGKPDLTNLIATRNVKIHFNKVSTSTNTTQATNNMSIPKEEMNSSMMAHQKTTSQDMMKKDNMSTLPETGETATNTATLGVFATAFAFIIGSLGLKAKKERN, from the coding sequence ATACAGGGCAAATTTACTAGATGGTCAATCCGTCGTTTAAGTGTCGGTGTAGCATCCGTCGCCATTGCTAGTGGATTCTTTATGATTACCTCTCCAGCAACTTCCGTACTAGCAACAGAAATCAATGTTACACCAGTTACTCAAACGAAACCAGATAAGGTTGATAACGAGAAAGAATCAAAACCGGATGATGTTAATAAACTTATTAAAAATGCTGTTGATACAGCCTTAACAAATCAAAATGATTCAACTACTCCTGAACAAGTAAAAGATGGAGTGAAAGAAAACACAAAAGACAGCATTGATGTTCCTGCTGCTTATCTTGAAAAAGCTGAAGGAGTTAGTCCTTTCACTGCCGGTGTGAACCACGTAATTCCATATGAATTATTCGCTGGTGATGGTATGTTAACTCGTCTTTTACTAAAGGCTTCTGATAAAGCTCCTTGGTCTGACAATGGCACAGCTAAAAATCCTGCTTTACCCCCTCTTGAAGGATTAACAAAAGGGAAATACTTCTATGAAGTAGACTTAAATGGCAATACTGTTGGTAAGCAAGGTCAAGCTTTAATCGATCAACTTCGCGCCAATGGTACTCAAACTTATAAAGCTGCAGTTAAAGTTTACGGCAATAAAGATGGTAAAGTCGACTTGACGAATCTAGTCGCTACTAAAAATGTAGATATCAACATTAATGATTTAGTTTCTAAAGAAACTGTTCAAAAAGCTGTTCAAGATAACGTAAAAGAAAACATCGATGTCCCTGCTGCTTATCTTGAAAAAGCTGAAGGAGTTGGTCCTTTCACTGCTGGTGTGAACCAAGTAATTCCATATGAATTATTCGCTGGTGATGGTATGTTAACTCGTCTTTTATTAAAAGATTCTGATAAAGCTCCTTGGTCTGACAATGGTACAGCTAAAAATCCTGCTTTATCTCCTTTAGGTGAAAATGTGAACACTAAAGGTCAATACTTCTATGAAGTAAATTTAAATGGCAATACTGTTGAAAAACAAGGTCAAGCCTTAATCAATCAACTTCGCGAAAATGGCGATCATACTTATAATGCAACTGTAAAAGTATACGGTAATAAAGATGGTAAACCTGACTTAACAAATCTTATTGCAACTCGTAACGTGAAAATTCATTTCAATAAAGTATCAACTTCTACAAATACAACTCAAGCAACGAACAATATGAGTATACCTAAAGAAGAAATGAATTCTTCAATGATGGCACATCAAAAAACAACATCTCAAGATATGATGAAGAAAGATAACATGTCTACTCTTCCAGAAACTGGAGAAACAGCTACAAACACTGCAACATTAGGTGTATTTGCAACAGCATTTGCTTTTATCATCGGAAGTTTAGGATTAAAAGCTAAAAAAGAAAGAAACTAA
- a CDS encoding metal ABC transporter ATP-binding protein produces the protein MNNVLEIKNLDFKYDKNSDYILKNINFNILKNEFVAIIGENGAGKSTLLKLILRKLQPDKGSIFILGDDIKKNNHYKDISYISQNSVLSYKGFPTTVEEVINNHLKFLKINVNVDEYLSIVNLLKHKNKSLSSLSGGELQRVAILVALIKNSKIIILDEPTSNIDKNFSKELFTLLKNLTKKDKTIIMVTHDLHELHHYVDYAIKIKNNSCDKCLKEHLKNLGG, from the coding sequence ATGAATAATGTACTTGAAATAAAAAATTTAGATTTTAAATATGATAAAAATTCTGATTACATATTAAAAAATATAAATTTTAATATATTAAAAAATGAATTTGTTGCCATAATTGGAGAGAATGGAGCAGGGAAAAGTACTCTTTTAAAATTAATATTAAGAAAACTTCAACCTGATAAAGGTAGTATTTTTATTTTAGGAGATGATATCAAGAAAAATAATCACTATAAAGATATTTCTTATATTTCTCAAAACTCTGTTCTTTCATATAAAGGTTTTCCTACAACTGTAGAAGAAGTTATAAATAATCATCTTAAATTTTTAAAAATAAATGTTAATGTAGATGAATATTTATCTATAGTAAATCTTTTAAAACATAAAAATAAATCTCTTTCCTCTTTATCAGGAGGAGAGTTACAAAGAGTTGCTATATTAGTTGCTTTAATAAAAAATTCTAAAATAATAATACTTGATGAACCTACATCTAATATTGATAAAAATTTTTCAAAAGAATTATTTACTCTTTTAAAAAATTTAACAAAAAAAGATAAAACAATTATCATGGTAACTCATGACCTTCATGAACTTCACCATTATGTTGATTATGCCATTAAAATAAAAAATAACTCTTGTGATAAGTGTTTAAAAGAACATTTAAAAAACTTAGGAGGATAA
- a CDS encoding DNA/RNA non-specific endonuclease, with amino-acid sequence MRHADNVLSEAAQNFRLNIGLEPQLADGVLSSGGGKLSHLADNLSAFAKNLDGSVDEVGKLKPNVKYQTGEFEYLYQTDGLGRLTDWNASELQLTERNGRLPHDSSTPGKLPGDHAGHLAGDWFGGSPEIDNLVSQLSDVNLSDYKKLENQWAKALEEGKDVSVNVKVNYIGDSLKPDSFDVRYTIEGFPFSRRIKN; translated from the coding sequence TTGCGCCATGCAGATAATGTTTTAAGTGAAGCCGCACAGAACTTCCGTCTGAATATTGGGCTGGAGCCTCAACTAGCAGATGGTGTTCTATCAAGTGGTGGAGGAAAGTTATCTCATCTAGCAGATAATCTCAGTGCTTTCGCGAAGAATCTAGATGGTAGTGTGGATGAAGTTGGGAAACTAAAACCGAATGTCAAATATCAAACAGGCGAATTTGAATATCTCTATCAAACAGATGGTCTAGGACGCTTGACAGATTGGAATGCATCAGAACTTCAATTGACAGAACGAAATGGCCGACTTCCTCACGATTCTAGCACTCCAGGTAAGTTACCGGGTGACCATGCAGGTCACTTGGCAGGAGATTGGTTTGGTGGTTCTCCGGAGATTGATAATTTGGTTTCACAGTTGAGCGATGTGAACTTGAGTGATTATAAAAAATTGGAAAATCAATGGGCCAAAGCTTTGGAAGAAGGTAAGGATGTTTCAGTCAATGTCAAAGTGAATTATATTGGCGATAGTCTGAAGCCGGATAGTTTTGATGTGAGGTACACAATTGAGGGTTTTCCATTTAGCAGAAGAATAAAAAATTAG
- a CDS encoding sensor histidine kinase produces the protein MKLKSYIIIGYLISTLLTILAVFWAIQRMLIDKSEVYFLVGITLIASFIGAMISLFLLSPIFSSLQALKLKAKKIANKDFGEPVASKGPIEFQELGEAFNDMSANLQQSFSSLAESEKEKRLMIAQLSHDIKTPITSIQATVEGILDGVITHEEQFRYLTTINRQTERLNKLVEELDDLTLNTQETEYHQKNEVIFLDQLLVHAMNEFHLLIEQENREINIQVLPESAKFISHYDKLLRILINLLNNAFKYSEPGTPINVKGTLEDNTLTISLSDKGKGIDAKEFEHIFKRLYRVESSRNMKTGGHGLGLAIAQELAHQLDGKITVQSQKDVGSTFILSIPFENKNSK, from the coding sequence ATGAAATTAAAAAGTTATATTATCATCGGTTACTTGATATCTACTCTTTTAACGATTCTTGCAGTTTTTTGGGCTATTCAACGAATGCTAATTGACAAAAGTGAAGTATATTTTTTAGTTGGAATCACACTCATCGCTAGTTTTATTGGAGCTATGATTAGCTTATTCCTTCTTTCCCCCATCTTTTCTTCACTTCAAGCTCTTAAATTAAAGGCGAAAAAAATTGCCAATAAAGACTTCGGAGAACCTGTAGCTAGTAAAGGTCCCATTGAATTTCAAGAATTAGGGGAAGCTTTTAATGATATGTCTGCTAACTTGCAACAATCATTCTCCTCACTTGCAGAAAGCGAAAAAGAAAAACGGTTAATGATTGCTCAACTTTCTCATGACATAAAGACTCCAATTACTTCTATACAAGCAACTGTTGAAGGTATTTTGGATGGCGTCATTACTCACGAAGAACAATTCCGTTACTTAACCACTATTAATCGTCAAACTGAACGATTAAATAAATTAGTAGAAGAATTAGATGACTTAACTCTTAATACACAAGAAACTGAGTATCATCAAAAAAACGAAGTGATTTTCTTAGATCAGTTATTAGTTCATGCTATGAATGAGTTCCACCTTTTAATCGAGCAAGAAAACAGAGAAATTAATATACAAGTTCTACCAGAATCTGCTAAATTTATAAGTCATTATGATAAATTATTACGTATTCTAATCAATTTATTGAATAATGCTTTTAAATACTCTGAGCCTGGCACACCAATCAATGTAAAAGGTACGTTAGAAGATAACACTCTCACAATTAGTCTATCGGATAAAGGAAAAGGAATTGATGCTAAAGAATTTGAACATATATTCAAAAGACTCTATAGAGTTGAAAGTTCAAGAAATATGAAAACTGGAGGCCATGGACTTGGTCTAGCCATTGCTCAAGAATTAGCTCATCAACTGGATGGAAAAATTACGGTTCAAAGTCAAAAAGATGTAGGAAGTACCTTCATTCTTTCTATCCCTTTTGAAAATAAAAATTCTAAATAA
- a CDS encoding metal ABC transporter substrate-binding protein encodes MKKSIKYFLVLMLTISVILSGCSKNDSKNKQQNNNDKKVIYTTFFPVYDLTKLIIKDKMEVKTIIKGNEEPHNFELKAQNMKEISNADLIIYNGANMENFIDALKKSTNNDDKYLDLSKGLTLLEGKGGDDGLKKEGEHININPHTWLSVKNAMTELDTIYQKVSSIDPENEPFYKKNLEEATKQFKQLDNKFETELKKVNKDEKYFVTSHAAFNYLAKDYGLKQVAVTGISPEDEPSAQQLSKIADFVKKHNITTIFFEGKATPKVAETLAKSTNTKTSTLYTMENLTEEEANLGYVKLMELNLDALVKSFNE; translated from the coding sequence ATGAAAAAAAGTATTAAATATTTCTTGGTGCTTATGCTTACAATTTCTGTTATTTTATCAGGTTGTAGCAAAAATGACAGCAAGAATAAACAGCAAAATAACAACGATAAAAAAGTAATTTATACCACTTTCTTCCCTGTTTATGATTTAACTAAATTAATCATTAAAGATAAAATGGAAGTGAAAACTATTATAAAAGGCAATGAAGAGCCTCATAATTTTGAGCTTAAAGCCCAAAATATGAAAGAAATTTCTAACGCAGACCTTATTATTTACAATGGAGCTAATATGGAAAACTTTATAGATGCTCTTAAAAAAAGTACAAATAATGATGATAAATATTTAGACCTTTCTAAAGGTTTAACTCTTCTTGAAGGAAAAGGAGGAGATGACGGACTTAAAAAAGAAGGAGAACATATTAATATAAACCCTCATACATGGTTAAGTGTTAAAAATGCCATGACAGAACTTGATACAATTTATCAAAAAGTTTCTAGTATAGACCCTGAAAATGAACCTTTTTATAAAAAAAATTTAGAAGAAGCTACAAAACAATTTAAACAATTAGATAATAAGTTTGAAACAGAATTAAAAAAAGTGAACAAAGATGAAAAATATTTTGTTACTTCTCATGCTGCATTTAACTATCTTGCAAAAGATTATGGACTAAAACAAGTGGCTGTTACTGGAATTTCTCCAGAAGATGAACCATCAGCACAGCAACTTTCTAAAATTGCAGATTTTGTTAAAAAACACAATATAACTACGATATTTTTTGAAGGTAAGGCTACACCAAAAGTTGCTGAAACTTTAGCAAAAAGTACAAATACTAAAACATCAACACTTTATACAATGGAAAATTTAACGGAAGAAGAAGCTAATTTAGGTTATGTTAAACTTATGGAACTTAACTTAGATGCCTTGGTGAAATCATTTAATGAATAA
- a CDS encoding polymorphic toxin type 15 domain-containing protein, translating to MNELTVKEYLDNRERYIAEGRAIEGNAAQKAARETALEEKIEELVNKGIDIDVAEEQAQKWMDTQAALHNPDQIAGGYADQIGGMGDKRINSSIGSQWKYRIDAVDEQIQALVEKMTPEQLQTTYLNVRLTY from the coding sequence ATGAACGAGCTTACCGTTAAAGAGTATCTTGATAATCGCGAACGATATATTGCCGAAGGTCGAGCGATTGAAGGAAATGCGGCACAGAAAGCGGCTAGGGAAACAGCTTTAGAAGAAAAAATAGAAGAGTTGGTTAATAAAGGTATAGATATTGATGTTGCTGAGGAACAAGCCCAAAAATGGATGGATACTCAAGCAGCTCTTCATAATCCAGACCAGATAGCTGGAGGTTATGCCGATCAGATTGGCGGAATGGGGGATAAGAGAATTAATTCTTCCATCGGTTCTCAATGGAAATATCGGATTGATGCCGTAGATGAGCAGATACAAGCCTTGGTTGAGAAGATGACACCAGAGCAATTACAAACTACCTATCTAAATGTTCGCTTAACTTATTAA
- a CDS encoding metal ABC transporter permease: MLDIFNYQFMTRAFIVGGLLSVILPCMGMPILLKRLSSMGDTLAHSSLAGVSIGLFTGIHPILGSIVACIVASLSIEFIRNKLKAYQEISTVIILAASVGIAGIFSSFSSGNTIASYLFGSIITISDSEFYLVIFISLIVLISYKLIYTKLYLLIFDAENANILGINNKTINFIITFLSAISISISAKTIGSLIVSSLLIIPCILAMQFCKTYKNTLIISIIFSICFIYAGLFISYYYDLKPGSVIVLISVITLLMTLIIKRK; the protein is encoded by the coding sequence ATGCTAGATATTTTTAACTATCAATTTATGACAAGAGCTTTTATAGTTGGAGGTCTTTTGTCGGTAATATTACCCTGTATGGGAATGCCTATACTTCTAAAAAGATTATCATCTATGGGCGATACTCTTGCTCACTCTTCTCTTGCTGGTGTAAGTATTGGACTTTTTACGGGGATACACCCCATATTAGGGTCAATAGTAGCGTGTATTGTCGCCTCACTTAGTATAGAATTTATTAGAAATAAACTAAAAGCATATCAAGAAATTTCTACTGTTATAATATTAGCAGCTTCTGTAGGTATTGCTGGTATTTTCTCTAGCTTTAGTAGTGGAAATACAATTGCATCTTATCTTTTTGGTTCTATTATAACCATTAGTGATAGTGAATTTTATCTTGTAATATTTATATCACTTATAGTTTTAATATCTTATAAATTAATATATACAAAACTTTATCTTTTAATATTTGACGCTGAAAATGCAAATATCTTAGGAATTAATAATAAAACAATTAATTTTATTATAACTTTTTTAAGTGCAATTTCTATATCAATTTCAGCAAAGACAATTGGTTCACTTATAGTGTCATCACTACTTATTATCCCATGTATTCTAGCAATGCAATTTTGTAAAACATATAAAAATACACTAATCATTTCAATTATATTTTCTATATGTTTTATCTATGCAGGACTTTTTATATCTTACTATTATGATTTAAAACCAGGTTCTGTTATTGTTTTAATATCTGTAATAACTTTACTTATGACCTTAATAATAAAAAGAAAATAA
- a CDS encoding response regulator transcription factor, with protein MEKTILLVDDEFEITDIQKRYLSQSGYNVLVAHDSLEGLEIFKNKSIDLIITDIMMPRMDGYDFISEVQYLSPDQPFLFTTAKTSEQDKIFGLNMGADDFIIKPFSPRELVLRVNNIFKRIYKSGKSPQVQLGNLTMNHETYEAYIGNHLLNLTIKAFELLWILCKHPERVFSKTELYEKVWQEEFIDDTNTLNVHIHALRQELTKHASMHTPTIKTVWGLGYKIEKPRGTL; from the coding sequence ATGGAAAAAACAATATTACTGGTAGATGATGAATTTGAAATTACAGATATCCAAAAACGTTATTTATCTCAATCTGGATACAATGTTTTAGTGGCTCACGATAGTCTCGAAGGATTAGAAATATTTAAAAACAAATCCATCGATTTAATCATTACAGATATTATGATGCCTAGAATGGATGGGTATGATTTCATTAGTGAAGTACAATACTTATCACCAGATCAGCCTTTCCTCTTTACCACCGCTAAAACCAGTGAACAGGATAAAATCTTCGGTCTTAATATGGGAGCAGATGATTTTATCATTAAACCCTTTAGTCCAAGAGAACTCGTTCTTCGAGTCAATAATATCTTCAAGAGAATTTATAAAAGTGGAAAATCTCCTCAAGTGCAGCTTGGAAATCTCACCATGAACCACGAGACCTATGAAGCTTATATTGGAAACCACCTACTGAATTTAACAATTAAAGCATTTGAACTTCTTTGGATTTTATGCAAACATCCTGAACGTGTTTTTTCAAAGACAGAATTATATGAAAAAGTTTGGCAAGAAGAGTTTATCGATGATACGAATACCCTTAATGTCCATATCCATGCTTTGAGACAAGAATTAACAAAACATGCTAGTATGCATACTCCAACCATTAAAACCGTTTGGGGATTAGGCTATAAAATTGAAAAACCACGAGGTACATTATGA
- the serS gene encoding serine--tRNA ligase: MLDMKRVRDHFEEVVVGLQNRGVERKVVEELRDLDEKRRELILKTEQLKQYRNTVTEEISQLKRNKEDASAKIAEMKQVGEDVKETDALLAEVEEKLEYIASRLPNIAAADVPVGEDENENVEIRREGTPRVFDFEPKPHWEVAEALDILDFERGAKVSGSRFLYYKGLGARLERAIYNYMIDLHVEKHGYTEMITPYLVNEQSMYGTGQFPKFKEDVFQLTDERHLTLIPTAEVPLTNYYANEILEEAQLPIYFTALSPSFRSEAGSAGRDTRGLIRLHQFNKVEMVKFATPETSFDELEKMTDNAEDVLRGLGLPFRTIVLCTGDMGFSASKTYDVEVWIPAQDTYREISSCSNCVDFQARRAKIRYRQTETGKIELLHTLNGSGLAVGRTVAAILENYQEADGSVTIPEALVPYMGGVTKITK; this comes from the coding sequence ATGTTAGATATGAAACGAGTGAGAGATCACTTTGAAGAAGTTGTGGTTGGATTACAAAACCGCGGAGTAGAACGTAAAGTAGTAGAAGAATTGCGTGATTTAGACGAAAAACGTCGTGAATTAATTTTAAAAACGGAGCAATTAAAACAATACCGTAATACAGTAACGGAAGAAATTTCTCAATTAAAACGTAATAAAGAAGATGCTAGCGCAAAAATTGCTGAAATGAAACAAGTTGGGGAAGATGTAAAAGAAACAGATGCGTTATTAGCAGAAGTAGAAGAAAAATTAGAATACATCGCTTCACGCTTACCAAATATTGCTGCAGCAGATGTACCAGTAGGGGAAGATGAAAACGAAAACGTAGAAATCCGTCGTGAAGGAACTCCTCGTGTCTTTGATTTTGAACCAAAACCACACTGGGAAGTAGCAGAAGCATTAGATATTTTAGACTTTGAAAGAGGAGCGAAAGTATCAGGAAGTCGTTTCTTATACTACAAAGGATTAGGTGCTCGTTTAGAACGTGCGATTTACAACTACATGATTGATTTACATGTGGAAAAACATGGTTATACAGAAATGATTACACCATATTTAGTAAACGAACAATCAATGTATGGTACAGGACAATTCCCTAAATTTAAAGAAGATGTGTTCCAATTAACAGACGAACGTCATTTAACATTAATTCCAACAGCAGAAGTTCCATTAACAAACTATTATGCAAATGAAATTTTAGAAGAAGCACAATTACCAATTTACTTCACAGCATTAAGTCCTTCATTCCGTTCAGAAGCAGGTAGTGCCGGAAGAGATACTCGTGGATTAATTCGTCTACACCAATTCAACAAAGTAGAAATGGTGAAATTCGCAACTCCTGAAACATCATTTGATGAATTAGAAAAAATGACAGATAATGCAGAAGATGTATTACGTGGATTAGGCTTACCATTCCGTACAATTGTATTATGTACAGGAGATATGGGATTCTCAGCTTCTAAAACATATGATGTTGAAGTATGGATTCCAGCACAGGATACTTACCGTGAAATTAGTTCATGCTCAAACTGTGTAGACTTCCAAGCACGTCGTGCGAAAATTCGTTACCGTCAAACTGAAACTGGAAAAATTGAATTATTACACACATTAAATGGATCTGGTTTAGCAGTTGGTCGTACAGTAGCAGCCATCTTAGAAAACTACCAAGAAGCAGACGGAAGTGTAACAATTCCTGAAGCGTTAGTTCCATATATGGGTGGAGTTACAAAAATTACTAAATAA
- a CDS encoding T6SS immunity protein Tdi1 domain-containing protein translates to MLKDFTRVAAMPQEVIEKYKNQIPSELVQIWEEDGLGTFLDGYLKVINPDEYLELVQETYFRGDISIPIFATAFGDIITWEKNEFLGIIKYKDGTFDIFLENLSLFIKFLPDESFTDDYFNLPLYHKAIEKYGSLDYTQCFGFVPLLVLGGFKDVNHLDKVKMYEHILLITQLAGPIGD, encoded by the coding sequence ATGTTAAAAGATTTTACAAGAGTGGCAGCCATGCCTCAAGAAGTGATTGAAAAGTACAAGAATCAAATTCCGTCAGAGCTGGTTCAAATCTGGGAAGAAGATGGTTTGGGAACCTTTTTAGACGGTTATCTGAAAGTGATTAATCCGGATGAATATCTTGAACTGGTTCAGGAGACCTATTTCAGAGGGGATATTTCCATTCCCATTTTTGCGACAGCTTTTGGGGATATTATTACTTGGGAGAAGAACGAATTTTTGGGGATTATTAAATATAAAGATGGTACATTTGATATTTTTTTAGAAAATTTATCGCTTTTTATCAAATTTTTACCTGATGAAAGTTTTACAGATGATTATTTTAACCTACCGCTTTATCATAAGGCGATAGAGAAATATGGCTCGCTTGATTATACACAGTGTTTTGGTTTTGTGCCACTTTTGGTTTTAGGTGGCTTTAAAGACGTGAATCATCTGGATAAGGTAAAAATGTACGAACATATTTTACTGATTACTCAATTGGCTGGTCCTATCGGAGATTAA
- a CDS encoding glycerophosphoryl diester phosphodiesterase membrane domain-containing protein, with protein sequence MENQTLPVWKSVRFVLNNLFSNKITYVRNAAFLQFFISFVGFRILSTLFKGIIFLSGESNFNFSNMKLFFSSPIIILAFIAYLFAVILFVFIEFSILTFMVYGTISKTHFSWRTSLKNAFGEVREFFSPQFIYFLLYLLTLLPLGKFGMTSFLTEQLYIPNFITEEIQKTTTGAIGFSIVYIVLAYFHLRFIYAIPLQILTNHCFLENLKTSWSLTKKKIWRHIGIFLLVEAVLSIIGFLVTFILTVTLGNLSSIMDNVFIVTSLFVLSKLVIFFMAIYTKISLVIILVKLADDEDAVDVTIKHHIPEIPFKSTIITVSAFIGLTIYYSSEAITKYYWENSSSAAIVAHRGFTEYGVENSLEALEAAAKEGADYVEMDIILTKDNRFIVMHDYNLKRLARLNKKVKDMTYDEIVGLPIYQNDYESHIPSFEEFVAKAKELNIKLLIELKPHGFEGDDYTDLFIAKMRELGVEKTYKVMSINLNVIEEIERKAPEMDTGYVIPLQFGGFGNPAVDFYVVEDFSYHDLTAIAARQQGHEVYVWTINEPEEIHKYLHSSVSGIITDHPDIAKEEQKHLLEESTPVERVLNAINISVKK encoded by the coding sequence ATGGAAAATCAAACTTTACCTGTTTGGAAATCTGTTCGATTTGTATTAAACAATTTATTTTCCAATAAAATTACCTATGTTCGAAATGCTGCCTTTTTACAATTTTTCATATCCTTTGTTGGTTTTCGAATTTTATCAACTTTATTTAAAGGCATTATTTTTTTATCGGGAGAAAGTAATTTTAATTTTAGTAATATGAAATTATTCTTCTCTTCTCCCATTATTATTTTAGCATTTATTGCGTATTTATTCGCCGTCATTTTATTTGTCTTTATTGAATTTTCAATTCTTACGTTTATGGTTTATGGAACCATTTCTAAGACACATTTTTCGTGGCGAACGAGCTTGAAAAATGCTTTCGGTGAAGTAAGAGAATTTTTCAGCCCACAATTTATCTATTTCTTATTGTATTTATTGACCCTATTACCATTAGGAAAATTTGGAATGACTTCGTTTTTAACCGAACAATTATATATTCCAAACTTTATTACAGAAGAAATTCAAAAAACAACTACCGGAGCAATCGGATTTAGCATTGTATATATCGTGCTGGCTTATTTTCATCTTCGATTCATTTACGCTATTCCACTACAAATTTTGACGAATCATTGTTTCTTAGAAAATCTAAAAACAAGTTGGTCTCTCACAAAGAAGAAGATTTGGAGACATATTGGAATCTTCTTACTAGTTGAGGCCGTCCTATCCATTATCGGATTTTTAGTGACATTTATTCTCACGGTTACTTTAGGAAACTTATCTTCTATAATGGATAATGTCTTTATCGTAACGAGCCTATTCGTCTTATCAAAACTAGTCATTTTCTTTATGGCGATTTATACTAAAATTTCTCTAGTCATTATTTTAGTAAAACTAGCAGATGATGAAGACGCAGTAGATGTAACAATTAAGCATCATATTCCTGAAATCCCCTTTAAAAGTACCATTATTACAGTGTCAGCTTTTATCGGTTTAACGATTTACTATTCTAGCGAAGCGATTACAAAATATTACTGGGAAAACTCTTCCTCAGCTGCTATCGTCGCTCACCGAGGATTTACCGAATACGGAGTAGAAAATTCTCTTGAAGCTCTAGAAGCTGCAGCAAAAGAAGGCGCCGATTATGTGGAAATGGATATTATACTCACAAAAGATAATCGCTTTATCGTCATGCATGATTATAATTTGAAACGATTAGCACGTCTCAATAAAAAAGTTAAAGATATGACTTATGATGAAATTGTTGGACTTCCAATTTACCAAAATGATTACGAAAGTCACATTCCTTCTTTTGAAGAATTTGTTGCCAAAGCAAAGGAACTGAATATCAAATTACTTATTGAATTAAAACCTCATGGTTTTGAAGGAGATGACTACACCGACCTCTTTATTGCAAAAATGAGAGAATTAGGGGTTGAAAAAACTTACAAAGTAATGTCTATCAACTTAAACGTGATTGAAGAAATTGAGCGAAAAGCTCCTGAAATGGATACCGGATATGTCATTCCACTCCAATTTGGTGGATTTGGAAATCCTGCTGTAGACTTTTATGTGGTGGAAGATTTTTCTTACCATGACTTAACAGCCATTGCCGCAAGACAACAAGGTCATGAAGTTTATGTTTGGACGATTAATGAACCTGAAGAAATTCATAAATATCTTCATAGTTCCGTTTCAGGCATCATTACTGATCACCCTGATATTGCTAAAGAAGAACAAAAGCACTTACTCGAAGAAAGCACCCCTGTTGAGCGTGTGTTAAATGCAATTAATATTAGTGTGAAAAAATAA